The DNA sequence GTTCCCCGGGATGAGCTCGGGCGTGCTGTCGCCTCCCACTTCGTCGACACCTGGGAGGCGGAGACGTCGGCGCCGCTCCGGGTGCTGCTCTCGTCGGCTCTCTCCGGTAGCGCCGCAGCGGAACGGGTCACCGAGGTCTTCCGAACGCAGCTGGAGCCGATCGTCGCCGCCTCCGGAGCGGTCGACCAGCGCGAGGCGACCGAGCGGGCCGGACTCATCGCCAGCCAGGTGCTCGGGTTCGCCCTGTGCAGGTACGTGCTGCTGCTGCCGCCGATCGTGGCGTTGGAGCCGGCAGCGGCCGTAGCGTGGCTCGGCCCGACCATCCAGCGCTATCTGGTCGAACCCGCGCCGTGACCCCGAGCCGCCGTCGCTCGACTAGCGCGAGCCGGCCTGATCGACGGTGCGCGCCGGGTTCTCCTCCGTACGCGCCGCGACGAGGGTGACGGTCGTCGCAGCGGCCCGGTCGTACGGCGTGAGTCCCGAGCCGGGGAACAGCGAGACGACGTAGACGATCGGCAGGGCGTAGGCGAGCACGAGGAGTACGTCCACGGCCGGTGACGGATCGCCGGGGCCGCCCGCCACGATCCCGATCACCGCCGCGTGTCCGATTGCCCAGGGCAGGCCGACCTTCAGGCAGTTCCGGAGCAGCGCCTTCGAGAATCGGACTCTGCCTCCGGTCGCCGCATCCCGCACGGCGAGCCGGAACAGCCGCTTGCCCGGCGTCGCCCCGCCGAGAACGGATTCCGCGACACTCAGGCCGACCGCGACGGGGACGACCACGAGCGCGGCCGACACCACGTTGAGTGCCAACGGGTCGAGACGGTGCAGCCCGCCGGACAGATACAGCGGGACGCCGACCGCCGCGATCATCGCGCACCACCCGAGGATGCACACGCAGTCGACCGACCACGCCGCCAGTCTCCGCCAGGGATGCTTCGCCATTCGCGCAGGCTACCGATCCGCCGTCCGGGCAAGCAAACACTCGGCCGCTGCGGAGGCCGTGGTTGACCGTGACCGCGCTCGAAGGTAAAGTCAACAAATGTAGGCCAACATGCGTTGACATCGAGGGGGGATCATGAATCCACAACAGCCCGACGTTCTGGTCGTCGGAGCCGGCCCCGCCGGCCTCACGACCGCAGCCCGACTCCTTCAGCACGGCGTGACGGCGCAGGTCGTCGACGGAAATGCGATGGGCGCGAACACGTCACGGGCCGCCGTCATCCACGCACGCACCCTGGAACAGCTGGAGACCCTGGGCGTGACGGGCCGGCTCGTGAGCGACGGGGTCATCGTCCCGGTCTTCACGCTCCGGGATCGCGAGCGGGTGCTGGGCAGTATCGACTTCTCCGGCCTGCCGACGAAGCACCCGTACACGCTCATGCTCCCGCAGTGGCGCACCGAGGAGGTCCTCCGGGACCGGCTCGCCGAGCTCGGCGGAGAGGTCCAGTGGAGCACCACGGCGCTGGCCGTCTCTCCCACCGACCGCGGTGCGGAGGTCGTGCTCGCGACACCGGAGGGCGAGCAGACCGTGTCCGCGCGCTATGTGGTCGGCGCGGACGGCTTCCGGAGCACCGTGCGATCCGAGGCCGGTATCGCATTCGAGGGCGGCGAGTACGCGCAGTCCTTCGTCCTCGCCGACGTGACCCTCGACTGGCCGCTGCCGTCAGCCGAAGTGCAGTTGTTCTTCTCCCCGGCGGGGCTGGTCGTCGTCGCCCCGCTCCCGGGCGGCCACCACCGGATCGTGGCGACAGCGGACGACGCGCCAGAGACCCCGTCGCTCGACTACCTGCAGACCCTGCTCTCGACTCGGGGACCGGGTGACAGCACCGTCCGGGCTGTGGAGTGGACGTCACGATTCCGGGTGCACCATCGGCTCGCCGCGCAGTACCGATCGGGAGACCTCTTCCTCGTCGGCGACGCCGCGCACGTGCACAGCCCCGCCGGAGGGCAGGGCATGAACACGGGCATCCAGGATGCCATCGACCTCGCCGACACCCTCGCCGCCGCCCTCCACGACGACCCGGCGGCGGACCTCGACGGCTACGAACGACGTCGCCGGCCGGTGGCCAGGGAGGTCGTGAAGCTCACGGACCGGATGACCACAGCCGCGACGCTGCGCCCCTGGGCGGGACGCGTGGCGCGGAACACCGTGCTCGGCCTCGCGCTCGGTTCGGCGCGGGTGCGCCGCGCCGCCGCGATGCGCATCGCCGAACTACGGTGACCCTCCGCATCACCGGACATCGAGAGAGAAGAAGGAGCAGCCCCATGCAGATCCTGAACGTCACCACGCACGCCTCCGACCTGGACGAGTGCGAACAGTTCTACGCGCACATCCTCGGACTGCCGGCCGCGTACACGAGCGACCGCGCCGCCGTGGAGGTGCAGGTCGGAAGCACCACGCTCCGGTTCGAGCGGGAGGAGAGCCAGGACGCCGGGTTCGACCACCTCGCGTTCGAGGTGCCGGCAGCGAGGTTCGCGGAGGCGAAGAGTTGGCTGACCCAGCGCGTTCCGCTCCTCCTGCTGAACGGTGAGGACGAGATCGAGGGGCCGCCGGGATGGAACTCCCGCTCCGTCTACTTCTCCGGCCCGTCCGGCTCGGTCCTCGAGCTCATCGCGCGCCGGGACCGCGACCACGCAGCAACCGGACCGTTCACGAGCGCCGATCTGCTCAACGTCAGCGAAGTCGGTCTCGCCGTCCCCGACGTGATCGCGACAGCGCAGGCAGCGGAGGACGCGGGCGTCCGTCCTTTCGCTGCGCCGCCGGCCCCGGCGTTCGCTCCGGTCGGCGATCGAGACGGACTGCTCATCCTGGTGCAGCCGGGGCGCCCCTGGCTGCCGACGACCGATCGGCCCTCGGGTCAGCGCCGGATCTCCGTGGTGGCTCGCGGCGCCGCACCGGCGGTCTTCGAGGCCGGCGCGGCGACGGTGCGCCTCGTCGGCTGAGTGCTGGGGGCTTCTGCTGTCAGCGACACTGCTGACAGCAGAGAGCGTGCCCGTGGGTCTCGACAGCGAGGAGTGTTGGTCGCATGAGCGATTCTCCGAAGGTTCCGGTGTTCTCCGAGGCGATGCGAAGTCCGTTGTACGAGCGCAGAGTCCTCGTCCTGGACGGCCCGCTGGACGACGACAACGGGACGCTGCTGGCGACACAGCTCATCAGCCTGGCGACCGAGGACGAGTCCAGCGACATCTCGCTGTGGATCCACTCGCCGGGCGGCTCGGTCCCGGCGATGCTCGCGATCCGGGACATCATGCACACCATCCCGAACGACGTGTCGACGCTCGTGTTCGGGATCGCCTACAGCGCCGGGCAGTTCCTGCTCTCGGCGGGGACGAAGGGCAAGCGCAAAGCGTTCCCCAACGCTCGCGTGCTGATGCATCAGGGCTCCGCGGGAATCGCGGGCACCGCCGTCGACATCGAGCTGCAGGCCGACGATCTGCGCCACACGCGCGACACCGTCCTGGAGCTGATCGCCGACGACACCGGCCAGCCCTTCGCGCGCGTCTTCGAGGACTCCCTCCACGACCACTGGTACACCGCCGAGGAGGCGCTGGAGTACGGCTTCATCGACACGATCGTGCGATCGTTCGACCAGTTCAGACCCACTGCCGGAGCCGCGCCGGGGCGTCTCTCCCCGTTCGATGGAGGTGCGCGATGAGCAGTTACACGATCCCGAACGTGATCGCCGAGCATCCCCGTGGCGAACGGATCATGGACGTCTACTCGCACCTCCTCACCGAGCGGATCGTCTACCTGGGCACGGCCCTCGACGCCGGCGTCGCCAACGCTCTGATCGCACAGCTGCTCCACCTCGACTCCACCAGTCCGGACAGCGACATCCAGCTCTACATCAACTGCGAGGGCGGCGATCCGAGCGCCATGCTGGCGATCTACGACACGATGCGGTTCATCCGCCCGCAGGTGGCGACCACCTGCGTCGGTCAGGCGGTCTCGGTCGGCGCCGTCCTCCTCGCCGCCGGCGCGGCGGGCAAGCGGGCCGCGCTGCCGCACGCGCGTATCGTGCTCCATCAGCCGGCCGCGCAGGGCCGTGGCGCGATCCCGGACCTGATCCTCCAGGCCGACGAGGTCGTGCGGATGCGGGCCGACATCGAGGAGGTGCTCACCCGTCACACCGGACAGACGGTGAAGACATTGCGAGCCGACACGGACCACGACCGCGTCTTCACCGCGGCCTCGGCCCGCGACTACGGGTTGCTCGACCATGTGATCGAACGTCGGTGAGGATCCAGCGCCTCACGGATCATGCCGCGGCTCGTAGCTCACGAGCCCCACCGTGTTCCCCTCGCTGTCCTCGATGAACGCGATCCACTCGTCGTTTCCCGCTGGGCCGATCGTGTCGTCCTGGTGGGTGAAGACGACGTGCGGCTCGGTGACCACCCGCACACCATCGCCGCGCAACCGCTCGACCAGTGCGGCCACATCGTCGACCTGGAGGTACACCAGCGCCGACGGAGCGCCCTTCTCCAGCAGGAGGCGGCCGATGCCGATGTTGAAGAACAGCAGCCCGGGCGGGTCGAAACGGGCGGCGGGCGACTCGCCGAGCAGGTTCTCGTAGAACGCGGCGGCGCGGTCGAGGTCGTCGGCGTGCTGTGCGACCTGCAGAATCTCCACGCGCCCAGTATCGGATCGGGCGGCGGGCGGCGCCAGCCCCGGCGTGGTGAGCGCGCTGTGCGGAGGGAAGGGCCGAAAACGCCCACGACCCCCTCTAGACGCCCCGCCGCCTCCCGTTCGATGATGCGCACGAGCCGGCCCGTCCGCCGGCGGGAGGACGGGTCATCATGGCCGACGACGGCATTCAGCGCGGTTCCCTTCCGATCCCGGATCGGCGCGATGCCGGGTTCACCACGTTCGACGCGAAGGATCCGGACACCTCCTATCCGCCGATCACGCGGCTGAGGCCGCCGGCCGGAGCGCCGAACGTGCTCATCGTGCTGCTGGACGACGTGGGGTTCGGGGCGTCGAGCGCGTTCGGCGGGCCGGTGCACATGCCGACCGCCGAGCGGCTGGCGGCCACCGGGCTCCGCTACAACCGGTTCCACACCACCGCGCTCTGCTCGCCGACCCGGGCTGCGTTGCTGTCCGGGCGCAACCACCACGCGGTCGGGATGGGCTCCATCACCGAGCTGGCGACCAGCGCTCCCGGGTACTCGTCGCTGCGCCCGAACTCCATGCAGCCGCTGGCGGAGATCCTGCGGCTCAACGGCTACGCGACCGCGCACTTCGGCAAGTGCCACGAGGTGCCGCAGTGGGAGACCAGCCCGGCCGGCCCGTTCGACCGCTGGCCCAGCCCCGGCAACGGGTTCGAGAAGTTCTACGGGTTCATCGGCGGCGAGGCGAGCCAGTACTACCCGGCGCTGCACGAGGGCACGACCCCGGTCGACCCGCCGCGCACGCCGGAGGAGGGCTACCACCTGACCGAGGACCTCACCGATCACGCCATCGAGTGGATCCGCGAGCAGAAGGCGCTCGCGCCCGACAAGCCGTTCTTCGCGTACGTCGCCACGGGCGCCACGCACACGCCGCACCACGTCCCTCCCGAGTGGTCCGCGAAGTACCGCGGCGCGTTCGACGACGGCTGGGACGCGTTGCGCGAGAGCACGTTCCGTCGGCAGAAGGAGGTCGGCGCGATCGGGCCGGACGCAGAGCTGACCGCCCGCCCCGACGAGATCCCCGCCTGGGACGACATGCCCGACGAGCTGAAGCCGGTGCTGCGCCGGGAGGCCGAGAACTACGCCGGCTTCCTCGAGCACACCGACCACCACGTCGGCCGGCTGCTGGACGACCTGGAGGCGCAGGGCATCCTCCAGGACACGCTCGTCTTCTACATCATCGGCGACAACGGAGCCTCGGCCGAGGGCGGCATCGACGGCACGTTCAAGGCGATGGTGTCCGCGAACGGCGGCGACGACCTCCAGACCGCGGCGGTGATGACCGCCGAGCTCGACAAGTGGGGCGGGCCGGAGTCGTACCCGCACTACGCGGTCGGCTGGGCGCACGCGTTCTGCACTCCCTACCAGTGGACCAAGCAGGTCGCGTCGCACTGGGGCGGCACCCGCAACGCGACCATCGTGCACTGGCCGGCCGGGATCGCCGACGGCGGCGGGTTCCGCTCGCAGTTCACGCACGTCATCGACGTGGCGCCGACCGTGCTGGAGGCCGCGGGGCTCCCGGCGCCGGCGACGGTGCACGGCGTGACGCAGGAGCCGCTGCACGGCACGAGCATGACCTACACCTTCGCGAGCGCGGACGCCCCGGAGCGGCACGACACCCAGTATTTCGAGATGATGTGCAACCGCGGCATCTACCACCGCGGCTGGTCGGCGGTGACCAAGCACCGGACGCCGTGGCACTTCACCGGCAGCGGCCCGGCGTTCGAGGACGACGTCTGGGAGCTGTACGACGGCAACTCCGATTGGACTCAGTCCCACGACCTCGCGGCCGAGCAGCCCGAGAAGCTGGCGGCCCTGCAGCGGCTGTTCTTCATCCAGGCCAGCCGGTTCGACGTGTTCCCGCTGGACGACCGCCTCCTCGAGCGCCTCACCCCGCGCATCGCCGGGCGGCCGGAGCTGGTCGAGGGTGACGAGCAGCTCCTGTTCGCCGGGATGCGCTCGCTGAGCGAGGACAACGTCGTGAACCTCAAGAACCGGTCGCACTCCGTCACCGCCGAGGTCGTCATCCCGGACGGCGGCGCGGAGGGCGTGATCCTCGGCCAGGGCGGCCTCACCGGAGGCTGGGTGCTCTACCTGAAGGAGGGCGCCCTCGCCTACGCCTACAACTTCGTCGGTTACCAGGTCACCCGCATCGCGGGCGGCGAGCCGGTCCCGCCGGGCGAGCACCAGCTGCGGATGGAGTTCGCCTACGACGGCGGAGGGGTCGGGAAGGGCGGCACGGTCACCCTGTTCGTGGACGGCGCGGAGACGGCCTCCGGACGGGTGGAGCGCACCCACATCACCTCGTTCAACCTGGACGAGACCAACGATGTCGGCCGCGACACCGGCTCCCGCGTGGTCACCGACTACCCGGCGACAGGCAACGACTTCACGGGCACGATCAAGGTGATCCGGGTGGTGGGCGGCGACGACGGTCAGGGCCACCTGGTTGACCCGGAGCAGCTGCACCTGACGGCGATGCTGCGGCAGTGAGGAGGTGAGGGCGCGCTAGCGGTCGTCCGCCCCGCCGCCCGACGCGGTGTCCGCGCCGTCGTCGGGATCCTCCGACTGCGTGCCGGAGCCGTCGGGGAGGTCGTCGGGGTCGGGGTGGCGTGCGTCGCGATCGGTCATCGTTCGTCGTCCTTCCTCTGTGCGCACCGGCGGGTATGCCTGCCGTGCCGGGAACCGTACTCCCGACCTCCGGCGAGGGCGACCCTGGTCCCGACCCCTGTCTTCGCACCGCCCCGAGTTCTAGAATGCGAGGCAGCGAACTCGCCTATCCGATCCCGAGGAGGCGAAGATGGTCGCTGAGCACGACCCGCCCCGGCGGGTGGACTTCTCGAGCACCGACCCGCTCGAGACGAGAGACTTCCTGGACGACTCCTACGGCTGGCGGATGCGGCTGCCGCGGCCGAGCGCGCCCGCCGAGCCGCTGAACGTGTCGATGGTGGCGGCCGGTCCGCTGATCTCGGCGCGCGCCGTCGCGCCGGGCGACCTCTCCTACTCGGTGCGCGGCGACGACTACGTGGTGATCGACACCCTCCTCGACGGGACGTTCGAGCTCGAGCATCCGGGCGGAGTGGACCGGTACGGGCGCGGGGATGTCTACATCGCCAACTACCCGGACGCCGAGTTCACCTCCAGCACCCACGACATCCGGGTGCTGACCACGACTCTGCCATGCTCGGTGCTCGACGACGTCGCCAATCCAGACCCCGAGGCGGAGGCCGCTCCCGTGAGCTTCCTGGCGGCGACGCCGCGCGAGGGCGACGCGAGGCACTGGCGCGCGGTCAGCCGGTTCGTCGACCGGATGCTGAACGACCCGGCCTTCGAGCCGCCGCCGCTGGTGACTTCCGCGCTGGTGCGCAACCTCGCGGCCGCCGCGCTCACGACATTCGCCAACACCGCAACACCGGAGCCGACGTGGCGGGATCAGCACGACGCGCACCCCGCGACCGTCCGCCGTGCGGTCGCGTTCATCGAGGCCAACCCGGACATCGACATCTCGCTCGGCGACATCGCCCGCGCGGCGGGAACGACGCCGCGCGCGGTCGAGATCGCCTTCCGCCGCCACCTCGACAGCGACCCGCTCGCCGAGCTGCGGCGCGTGCGGCTCGCGGAGGCGCACCGCGAGCTGGAGGACGCGCAGCGGATCGACCGCGGGGCGCTGGCGGAGGTCGCCTCGCGATGGGGCTACCCGGAGGTCGACCGGTTCGTCGCGGAGTACACGGCGGCGTACAGGCGGCCACCGGAAGCGCGCGGCTGACGGCGACGTCCGGTCATCGGCACGACGGCGACGCGCCGGCCGGCGCGGTCACGACTGTTGCCGGCGTCCCCGCAGCGCCGCCGCAGCCGCGACGATCCCACTGCCGGCCGCGATCAGGCCGCCGACGCCGAGCAGCAGCCACGGCGGCGGCGCGCTCGACCCGGTGTCCGCGAGGGTGGTCGGCCCGCCGTCGTCCGCCGGCGTCACCGGTGACGGCGTCGGCGTCGGGGTGGGCGTCGGCGTCGGCGTGACCGCCGTCAGCGTGTTCTGCACGACGACCTGTGTGAAGTCGCCGAGCGCCACGGTGAACGTGTCGCCGAGCGTGTACGGCTGCCGCGTCGTGCCCACCTCGATGTACGCGCTGGTGGCGACATCCACGTTCGCGGCCGCTCCCGTCTGCGGCTCGGTGACCGTGCAGGTGAGCGTCGCGTCGGTCACCGCGATGCCGGAGTCGTTCGCTCCCTGGCCCGCCGCGACGGTCAGGTCGCCGTCGAACGCGTCGTCGGAGCAGTCGATCGCGAGCGTGGCGGCGTCCGGGCGCAGCGTGGTGTCGGGCGTCGTGTCCTTCACCACCGAGAACGAGCCGTAGGGCTGGTAGCGGTTGACGAAGTGGCAGCTCGCCTGCGCGCTGCCGGGGGTCAGGGCGACCGAGACGCTGGCGGCGGTCAGGTCGACCGATACCGTGTTCGCCCCGCAGGTCGCCGAGTCGAGCACCCAGAAGCCTCCGGAGTCCGGGGCGGGCATCGACTCCAGGATCGTGTACTGCGAGCCCGGCGCCGCGGACAGCCCGGTGGCGGACGGCGTCGCCTGCACCTCGACGCCCGGCGTCGTCGTGGTCGCGACCGGGTCCTCGACCTTGGTCAGGTTGTCTCGGTCGTCGAGCACGGCGTACCCGAACGTTCCGACGCCGTTCAGCGTCGTCTTGTAGATGTCGATCCCGCCGGACGGGTCGAACTCGTTGGCGAACAGGCACGCCACGTCCGATCCCGGCGGCGCTGTGTACGTCGCCGTCGCCGTTGCGGGTGTTCCCGGCGTGTTGGTGAACGGGATGGCCGCGCCGTTGCACACGGCGTTCGTCATCCGCCAGGTGCCCGGCCCGGTCTGGGAGAAGTCGGTGGGCTGCTGCTCGGTCGCCGTGTAGGTGCCGGCCGGCGCGCCGGTTCGGGTGGCGAACACCACGGGTGTGCCCGGCGTAGCGGTCTCCGCGGTGAACGGCTCCGGGACGTTGCTCGGGCCGGTGATGGTGAACGGGAAGCTCCCGGTCGCGCCGTACGACACCTTCGCGAGCTGGCCGTCGCCGAGCGGGGTGGGCGTATTCGTGTAAGTGCAGGTGACGTGGTCGTCCGGCGCGAGGTTCACACTGGTCGTCGCGCCGGAGTAGGTCACGACGCTCGCGCCGTTCGCGGACACGCACGACGCCTGCGCGGGAGGTTGCCAGCCGCCCTTGCTCTGCTCGGTGAAGCTCCAGGGCGGCTGGGTCAGGCTCCCGAGCGTGGCCCCGCGGACCAAGTCGATCGAGCCGTCCGTGCCGGGAGCGCCCGCCACAGTGAAGGCGCCGCCCGGGTTGTACGAGATGTTCCCCTGGAACGGGAAGGTGTCCGACTGCGCGCCGAGCACGTGCTTGACGATCGTGATGGTGCCGGGCGGCGGGGGAGGCGTGACCAGGTAGTAGTAGCAGAACACGTGCGTGCTGGCCTGCGGGAAGGTGACGGCGTCGACGTTGTCGCCGTTGAGGGCGTCCTGCGAGCAGCGGAGCGCGCCGAAGCCCACGTCGGGGTTGCCGTTCAGCGGGGCTGCCGGGGTACCGCCCTCCACCCAGACGGTGCGGCCGCCCTGGGCCGCGGAGGTCTCCGCGGCGTTCAACTGGACGGTCACCGCGCCCGCGATGGTCTGCGGGACGCCGCCGGGGCCGAGCACGGGCTGACCCTGGGCGTCCAGCAGCGGCGTGCTCGCCTGCGTGACGATGTCGGACCGGTAGACGCCGGTCACGGTGGACAGGTAGTCGGTCGCCTCCGTCTTCCCGGTGATGCTCGACCCGGTCGAGAACCGCCACCCGGTGTAAGGGCGGCAATTCGGCGACCCGCTCGCCTCGGCCGTCGGGTTCACGATGCCGTTGGCCGGGTAGGTCGAGTCCGGACCGAGGTTGAAGAGCGACTCCTGGATGTTGTTGCGGGCCTTGTTGGCCATGATGTCCGCGTAGCTGTCGCAGACGCGGGCCACGTAGGTGACCTGCAGCGGGGTGGGCGACTGCGCGGCTGCGGGAGGCGTCCACGCCGGCACGACGGCGCCCACGATCGCCGCGCCCAGCCCGGCGATCCCGACCGCGGCGGCAAAGCGACGTTTTCTCATGCTCCCCCGCATGGGGTACACGCTAGGTGCGGGGAGGGGCGCGTGCATAGGGGTGATCGCGCGAGGGGGTCATCCGGCGCGTCGCCCCGGCTCACTCAGTCGTCACGCGCGGCCGTGGTGCCCCCGGGCCGGTACGTCCCGAAGCTCCACTCGTTCCCCTCGGGATCGAGGACGCGCGCGCGACGACCTCCCCAGTCCGTGTCCTCCGGGGCGATGACAGCACGTCCCCCGGCGTCGACCGCGCGCGCGAAGACGGCGTCCACGTCATCGACGCGCAGATAGAGCCCCCCACCGGTCGTGGTGCCGAGCAGCGCCCGCGACTCGTACGCCTGGTCGCTCGTGGAGACCATGATGGCCGCATCGCCCGCCCGCACCTCCGCATGCTCCACCCGCCCGTCGGCCGCATCGAAGCGCGCGACAACGTCGAACCCGACGGCGGCGAACCAGTCGAGCGCGCTCGACGCGTCCCGGTAGGCGAGGTAGGCGGAGAGCTCCATGTGCGGCACGATACGACGGTCGCGGCGCTGGAAGAATACCCCCATGGCCGAGCCGACGAAGGAGCGTGTGAGCGGCCACCCGTCGCGCCCGCCCCGCTGGAGCCAGCGCCGCCGACTCCTGATCGTGCTCGCCCTGAACGCCGCCCTGATCGTCGGCCTCGTCGTCGCGGGGCTGCTGTCGAACTCGATGAGCGTGCTCGCGGCAGCCGGCGACACCGCCGCGGACTGTCTCGCGCTCGTTCTCGGCCTGATCGCGGTCGCACTGCGCGACCGCCGCCCGGACCATCCGCACGCCCAGCGGCCCATCGCGATCGCTGCGCTCGTCAACGCGACCCTGCTGCTGCTCGTGACGCTCATGGTCGTGATCGAGGCCGTGTCCCGGTTGCGCGAGGGCTCGCCGCCCGTCGAGGGCGTCCCGATGGTCGTCGTCAGCCTCGTCACCGTCGTGGTGATGCTGGCCGGCGCGTTCGTCCTGGGCCGCTCCGCCGCGGGGGAGGACGTCCACATGCGCTCTGTCCTGCTCGACGCGCTCGCCGACGCCGCCGCGGCGGCCGCGATCGCGGTGGCGGGCGTGGTCATCCTGGCCGCCGGCGGTCTCTACTGGCTCGACCCGGTGCTCGCGCTCGCCGTGTCGGCGCTGATCGCGAC is a window from the Leifsonia shinshuensis genome containing:
- a CDS encoding RDD family protein; amino-acid sequence: MAKHPWRRLAAWSVDCVCILGWCAMIAAVGVPLYLSGGLHRLDPLALNVVSAALVVVPVAVGLSVAESVLGGATPGKRLFRLAVRDAATGGRVRFSKALLRNCLKVGLPWAIGHAAVIGIVAGGPGDPSPAVDVLLVLAYALPIVYVVSLFPGSGLTPYDRAAATTVTLVAARTEENPARTVDQAGSR
- a CDS encoding ClpP family protease; this translates as MSDSPKVPVFSEAMRSPLYERRVLVLDGPLDDDNGTLLATQLISLATEDESSDISLWIHSPGGSVPAMLAIRDIMHTIPNDVSTLVFGIAYSAGQFLLSAGTKGKRKAFPNARVLMHQGSAGIAGTAVDIELQADDLRHTRDTVLELIADDTGQPFARVFEDSLHDHWYTAEEALEYGFIDTIVRSFDQFRPTAGAAPGRLSPFDGGAR
- a CDS encoding FAD-dependent monooxygenase translates to MNPQQPDVLVVGAGPAGLTTAARLLQHGVTAQVVDGNAMGANTSRAAVIHARTLEQLETLGVTGRLVSDGVIVPVFTLRDRERVLGSIDFSGLPTKHPYTLMLPQWRTEEVLRDRLAELGGEVQWSTTALAVSPTDRGAEVVLATPEGEQTVSARYVVGADGFRSTVRSEAGIAFEGGEYAQSFVLADVTLDWPLPSAEVQLFFSPAGLVVVAPLPGGHHRIVATADDAPETPSLDYLQTLLSTRGPGDSTVRAVEWTSRFRVHHRLAAQYRSGDLFLVGDAAHVHSPAGGQGMNTGIQDAIDLADTLAAALHDDPAADLDGYERRRRPVAREVVKLTDRMTTAATLRPWAGRVARNTVLGLALGSARVRRAAAMRIAELR
- a CDS encoding ClpP family protease gives rise to the protein MSSYTIPNVIAEHPRGERIMDVYSHLLTERIVYLGTALDAGVANALIAQLLHLDSTSPDSDIQLYINCEGGDPSAMLAIYDTMRFIRPQVATTCVGQAVSVGAVLLAAGAAGKRAALPHARIVLHQPAAQGRGAIPDLILQADEVVRMRADIEEVLTRHTGQTVKTLRADTDHDRVFTAASARDYGLLDHVIERR
- a CDS encoding VOC family protein, translated to MQILNVTTHASDLDECEQFYAHILGLPAAYTSDRAAVEVQVGSTTLRFEREESQDAGFDHLAFEVPAARFAEAKSWLTQRVPLLLLNGEDEIEGPPGWNSRSVYFSGPSGSVLELIARRDRDHAATGPFTSADLLNVSEVGLAVPDVIATAQAAEDAGVRPFAAPPAPAFAPVGDRDGLLILVQPGRPWLPTTDRPSGQRRISVVARGAAPAVFEAGAATVRLVG
- a CDS encoding prealbumin-like fold domain-containing protein — translated: MRKRRFAAAVGIAGLGAAIVGAVVPAWTPPAAAQSPTPLQVTYVARVCDSYADIMANKARNNIQESLFNLGPDSTYPANGIVNPTAEASGSPNCRPYTGWRFSTGSSITGKTEATDYLSTVTGVYRSDIVTQASTPLLDAQGQPVLGPGGVPQTIAGAVTVQLNAAETSAAQGGRTVWVEGGTPAAPLNGNPDVGFGALRCSQDALNGDNVDAVTFPQASTHVFCYYYLVTPPPPPGTITIVKHVLGAQSDTFPFQGNISYNPGGAFTVAGAPGTDGSIDLVRGATLGSLTQPPWSFTEQSKGGWQPPAQASCVSANGASVVTYSGATTSVNLAPDDHVTCTYTNTPTPLGDGQLAKVSYGATGSFPFTITGPSNVPEPFTAETATPGTPVVFATRTGAPAGTYTATEQQPTDFSQTGPGTWRMTNAVCNGAAIPFTNTPGTPATATATYTAPPGSDVACLFANEFDPSGGIDIYKTTLNGVGTFGYAVLDDRDNLTKVEDPVATTTTPGVEVQATPSATGLSAAPGSQYTILESMPAPDSGGFWVLDSATCGANTVSVDLTAASVSVALTPGSAQASCHFVNRYQPYGSFSVVKDTTPDTTLRPDAATLAIDCSDDAFDGDLTVAAGQGANDSGIAVTDATLTCTVTEPQTGAAANVDVATSAYIEVGTTRQPYTLGDTFTVALGDFTQVVVQNTLTAVTPTPTPTPTPTPSPVTPADDGGPTTLADTGSSAPPPWLLLGVGGLIAAGSGIVAAAAALRGRRQQS
- a CDS encoding helix-turn-helix transcriptional regulator; amino-acid sequence: MVAEHDPPRRVDFSSTDPLETRDFLDDSYGWRMRLPRPSAPAEPLNVSMVAAGPLISARAVAPGDLSYSVRGDDYVVIDTLLDGTFELEHPGGVDRYGRGDVYIANYPDAEFTSSTHDIRVLTTTLPCSVLDDVANPDPEAEAAPVSFLAATPREGDARHWRAVSRFVDRMLNDPAFEPPPLVTSALVRNLAAAALTTFANTATPEPTWRDQHDAHPATVRRAVAFIEANPDIDISLGDIARAAGTTPRAVEIAFRRHLDSDPLAELRRVRLAEAHRELEDAQRIDRGALAEVASRWGYPEVDRFVAEYTAAYRRPPEARG
- a CDS encoding TetR/AcrR family transcriptional regulator — protein: MQRGERSRERILRTAQTQFAARGYEATTIRSVAAEAHIDPSMVMRYFRNKEGLFEAATAVELRIPDLSAVPRDELGRAVASHFVDTWEAETSAPLRVLLSSALSGSAAAERVTEVFRTQLEPIVAASGAVDQREATERAGLIASQVLGFALCRYVLLLPPIVALEPAAAVAWLGPTIQRYLVEPAP
- a CDS encoding arylsulfatase; this translates as MADDGIQRGSLPIPDRRDAGFTTFDAKDPDTSYPPITRLRPPAGAPNVLIVLLDDVGFGASSAFGGPVHMPTAERLAATGLRYNRFHTTALCSPTRAALLSGRNHHAVGMGSITELATSAPGYSSLRPNSMQPLAEILRLNGYATAHFGKCHEVPQWETSPAGPFDRWPSPGNGFEKFYGFIGGEASQYYPALHEGTTPVDPPRTPEEGYHLTEDLTDHAIEWIREQKALAPDKPFFAYVATGATHTPHHVPPEWSAKYRGAFDDGWDALRESTFRRQKEVGAIGPDAELTARPDEIPAWDDMPDELKPVLRREAENYAGFLEHTDHHVGRLLDDLEAQGILQDTLVFYIIGDNGASAEGGIDGTFKAMVSANGGDDLQTAAVMTAELDKWGGPESYPHYAVGWAHAFCTPYQWTKQVASHWGGTRNATIVHWPAGIADGGGFRSQFTHVIDVAPTVLEAAGLPAPATVHGVTQEPLHGTSMTYTFASADAPERHDTQYFEMMCNRGIYHRGWSAVTKHRTPWHFTGSGPAFEDDVWELYDGNSDWTQSHDLAAEQPEKLAALQRLFFIQASRFDVFPLDDRLLERLTPRIAGRPELVEGDEQLLFAGMRSLSEDNVVNLKNRSHSVTAEVVIPDGGAEGVILGQGGLTGGWVLYLKEGALAYAYNFVGYQVTRIAGGEPVPPGEHQLRMEFAYDGGGVGKGGTVTLFVDGAETASGRVERTHITSFNLDETNDVGRDTGSRVVTDYPATGNDFTGTIKVIRVVGGDDGQGHLVDPEQLHLTAMLRQ
- a CDS encoding VOC family protein; translation: MEILQVAQHADDLDRAAAFYENLLGESPAARFDPPGLLFFNIGIGRLLLEKGAPSALVYLQVDDVAALVERLRGDGVRVVTEPHVVFTHQDDTIGPAGNDEWIAFIEDSEGNTVGLVSYEPRHDP